One genomic segment of Sanyastnella coralliicola includes these proteins:
- a CDS encoding PorP/SprF family type IX secretion system membrane protein, protein MKRQILVIGVLLGMIVTMIPEAKAQDPEFTQFYANPLYLNPAFAGTARCPRLVMNYRNQWPALSGTFVTTSASYDQHVETISGGLGLLVTNDRAGRTLNTTTVSGIYSYQQPISRTFSLKAGFQATYFQKSVDWSQLQFGDQIDPRKGFIYETQDIPRGGSINNVDFSAGLLGFSERFYAGVAVHHLNEPNESLVVGTSRLPMKWTGHAGAVIPIDRRSRYSESNISPNILYRRQGEFQQLNLGLYVNKGPIVGGVWYRALFFSDYRDAFIVLVGIQTDVIRFGYSYDVTVSELTPATGGSHEISMTIQFDCRPKRRKFRTISCPSF, encoded by the coding sequence ATGAAGCGACAGATATTAGTTATCGGAGTGCTGCTCGGCATGATTGTAACCATGATTCCAGAGGCGAAAGCCCAGGATCCTGAGTTCACACAGTTTTATGCCAACCCATTGTACCTCAACCCTGCCTTTGCTGGTACAGCACGTTGTCCACGATTGGTTATGAATTACCGTAACCAGTGGCCTGCACTTAGTGGTACGTTCGTGACTACAAGTGCAAGTTATGATCAACACGTAGAGACCATTTCTGGTGGACTCGGGCTGTTGGTTACAAACGACCGTGCAGGACGTACGTTGAATACAACTACTGTAAGTGGTATTTACTCGTACCAACAACCTATTTCAAGAACATTTTCCCTGAAGGCTGGATTCCAGGCGACATACTTCCAGAAGTCTGTTGATTGGAGCCAACTCCAGTTTGGGGATCAGATTGACCCACGTAAAGGTTTCATCTACGAAACTCAGGATATTCCACGTGGAGGATCAATCAATAACGTCGATTTCTCTGCGGGACTTCTCGGTTTCAGCGAGCGTTTCTACGCAGGGGTCGCAGTTCACCACCTTAATGAACCTAACGAATCCCTGGTGGTTGGAACTAGCCGTCTTCCAATGAAATGGACCGGTCATGCCGGTGCGGTTATTCCGATCGATCGCCGTAGCAGATACAGCGAGTCGAACATCTCTCCAAACATTCTTTACAGAAGACAAGGAGAATTTCAGCAACTAAATCTCGGATTGTACGTAAACAAAGGACCAATCGTTGGGGGTGTGTGGTATCGCGCGCTTTTCTTCAGCGATTATCGTGACGCATTCATCGTGCTGGTAGGTATCCAGACTGATGTGATCCGCTTCGGATACAGCTACGACGTAACTGTGTCTGAACTTACGCCTGCTACTGGCGGTTCACATGAGATCAGTATGACTATCCAGTTTGACTGTCGTCCGAAGAGAAGGAAGTTCAGAACAATATCCTGCCCTTCTTTCTAG